A single window of Mustela erminea isolate mMusErm1 chromosome 4, mMusErm1.Pri, whole genome shotgun sequence DNA harbors:
- the TFEB gene encoding transcription factor EB, which translates to MASRIGLRMQLMREQAQQEEQRERMQQQAVMHYMQQQQQQQQALGGPPTPAISTPVHFQSPPPVPGEVLKVQSYLENPTSYHLQQSRDQKVREYLSETYGNKFAAHISPAQGSPKPLPAASPGVRAGHVMSSSAGNSAPNSPMAMLHIGSNPEREFDVIDNIMCLDDVLGFINPETQMPNTLPLSSSRLNVYSGDPQVTASLVGVTSSSCPADLTQKRELTDAESRALAKERQKKDNHNLIERRRRFNINDRIKELGMLIPKANDLDVRWNKGTILKASVDYIRRMQKDLQKSRELENHSRRLEMTNKQLLLRIQELEMQARVHGLPTTSPSGMNMAELAQQVVKQELPSEEGPGEALLLEAEVPDPEPLPVLPPQAPLPLPAQPPQPPSPFHHLDFSHSLSFGGGGDEGPPGYPEPLGPEHGSPFPNLSKKDLDLMLLDDSLLPLASDPLFSTMSPEASKASSRRSSFSMEEGDVL; encoded by the exons ATGGCGTCGCGCATTGGGCTGCGTATGCAGCTCATGCGGGAGCAGGCGCAGCAGGAGGAGCAGCGGGAGCGCATGCAGCAGCAGGCCGTCATGCATTAcatgcagcagcagcagcagcagcagcaggcgcTGGGCGGGCCGCCCACTCCGGCCATCAGCACCCCCGTCCACTTCCAGTCTCCGCCACCTGTGCCAGGGGAGGTCCTGAAG GTGCAGTCCTACCTGGAGAACCCCACCTCCTACCACCTGCAGCAGTCCCGGGACCAGAAGGTGCGGGAGTACCTGTCCGAGACCTACGGGAACAAGTTTGCTGCCCACATCAGCCCGGCTCAGGGCTCCCCAAAGCCCCTGCCGGCGGCCTCCCCAGGGGTGCGGGCCGGGCATGTGATGTCCTCCTCAGCTGGCAACAGTGCTCCCAACAGCCCCATGGCCATGCTGCACATCGGCTCCAACCCCGAGAGGGAG TTTGATGTCATTGACAACATTATGTGTCTGGATGATGTCCTGGGCTTCATCAACCCTGAAACTCAGATGCCCAACACG TTGCCCCTGTCTAGCAGCCGCCTGAATGTGTACAGTGGTGACCCCCAGGTCACTGCCTCCCTGGTGGGAGTCACCAGCAGCTCCTGCCCTGCCGACCTGACCCAGAAGCGAGAGCTTACAG ATGCCGAGAGCCGGGCCCTGGCCAAGGAGCGGCAGAAGAAAGACAATCACAACCTAA TTGAACGGAGGCGGAGGTTCAACATCAATGACCGGATCAAGGAGCTGGGAATGCTGATCCCCAAGGCCAACGACCT GGACGTGCGCTGGAACAAGGGCACCATCCTCAAGGCCTCTGTCGACTACATCCGGCGGATGCAGAAGGACCTGCAGAAGTCCCGGGAGCTCGAGAACCACTCTCGGCGCCTGGAGATGACCAACAAGCAGCTCTTGCTCCGCATCCAG GAGCTGGAAATGCAAGCTCGAGTCCATGGCCTGCCCACCACCTCGCCGTCGGGCATGAATATGGCTGAGCTGGCCCAGCAGGTGGTGAAGCAGGAGCTGCCCAGTGAGGAGGGCCCCGGGGAGGCCCTGCTATTGGAGGCCGAGGTCCCGGATCCTGAGCCGCTGCCGGTTCTGCCCCCCCAGGCCCCGCTGCCCCTGCCAGCCCAGCCACCTCAGCCGCCGTCCCCATTCCACCACCTGGACTTTAGCCATAGCCTGAGCTTTGGGGGCGGGGGCGATGAAGGGCCCCCAGGCTATCCCGAGCCTCTGGGGCCAGAGCATGGCTCCCCGTTCCCCAACTTGTCCAAGAAGGATCTGGACCTCATGCTCCTGGACGACTCACTGCTACCACTGGCCTCTGACCCTCTCTTCTCCACCATGTCCCCTGAGGCCTCCAAGGCCAGTAGCCGCCGGAGCAGCTTCAGCATGGAGGAGGGCGACGTGCTGTGA